One stretch of Streptomyces hygroscopicus DNA includes these proteins:
- a CDS encoding sugar ABC transporter permease has translation MTTRLERNVTYGILALFTVIALTPVIGILSTAFGSQSSLDTGFSLPKGGLHWSNFADAWSRGHFGTYLGNSVLVTAVVVAATTVLAVLAAYAFGVMRFPGSTVLFHLFVIGLTLPQEALVVPLYFDLRYAELTDSYWALILPQTAQSLAFGVFWMRTYFRGSARAVIEAARIDGANTWTTLWRVLVPMARPAISTMVVITFMWTWNEFLMALVMVSDEAHRTVPLGLAFFQGQHSSDAALLAAASVLIALPVVVVYVALQRRFIEGMLGGAVKE, from the coding sequence CCCCCGTGATCGGCATCCTCTCCACGGCCTTCGGCTCGCAGAGCTCCCTGGACACCGGCTTCTCGCTGCCGAAGGGCGGTCTGCACTGGAGCAACTTCGCCGACGCCTGGAGCCGTGGCCACTTCGGCACCTATCTGGGGAACTCGGTCCTGGTCACCGCGGTCGTGGTGGCCGCCACCACGGTGCTGGCCGTCCTCGCCGCGTACGCCTTCGGGGTGATGCGCTTCCCCGGCTCCACGGTGCTCTTCCACCTCTTCGTGATCGGGCTGACCCTGCCCCAGGAGGCGCTGGTCGTCCCGCTCTACTTCGATCTGCGCTACGCCGAACTCACCGACAGCTACTGGGCGTTGATCCTGCCGCAGACCGCGCAGTCCCTGGCCTTCGGGGTCTTCTGGATGCGCACGTACTTCCGCGGCAGCGCACGGGCGGTGATCGAGGCGGCCCGGATCGACGGGGCGAACACCTGGACCACACTGTGGCGCGTCCTGGTCCCGATGGCCCGCCCGGCGATCTCCACCATGGTCGTGATCACCTTCATGTGGACCTGGAACGAGTTCCTGATGGCCCTGGTGATGGTCAGCGACGAGGCCCATCGCACGGTCCCCCTCGGCCTCGCCTTCTTCCAGGGCCAGCACAGCTCCGACGCGGCGCTCCTCGCGGCGGCCTCGGTGCTCATCGCCCTGCCGGTGGTCGTGGTCTACGTGGCGCTGCAGCGCCGGTTCATCGAGGGCATGCTGGGCGGGGCGGTGAAGGAGTGA